Below is a genomic region from Micropterus dolomieu isolate WLL.071019.BEF.003 ecotype Adirondacks linkage group LG08, ASM2129224v1, whole genome shotgun sequence.
CTAGATTCATAATCTGCAAAGATTCAACGGTGAGATtggcagtcgaatcaggctccttCTATCGAAGCATCAATCTCAACTCTCATCTTATCTTAACTATTTTAGGTCACCCCTACAGCTCATTTTTTTCATACTTCCTCTCCTAGTTTTAAAACTGCCAACCTCCAAAATACAATTTGGGATTTTCCTATCCAGTCATATACTTATGATGCTTGTGGTGTCATTGTGGAACAGGTTTCTCTTTTGATACATTAAGGTTTTTCTCAACATCTGTTCCCCTTGACTCATCTCTTATGTCACCCCTGGAAGTACATTacctgcgtgggtttcctcactgtttgtttttgtgcttcttAAGGAACTGCGTGAGCTCCAGGGACAGATCAAGGACACTTCAGTCATTGTGGAGATGGACAACAGCCGCAACCTAGACATGGACTCCATTGTGGCTGAAGTCAAGGCTCAGTATGAGGACATTGCCAACCGTAGCCGTGCTGAGGCAGAGACATGGTACAAGTCAAAGGTAATGGAGAACTCCTTTAAGATTTTTCTTATGTTAAGGTTACTGTCATTTGAATATGCTTCCactattttcttacatttagAAAGGTAAATATGGTGTGTGCTGCAAACCCTATTTGCCATATGTATAGgttaaattaatatttgaaaaagtaaaaacatttttcacctCAGTAAAAACACCGATCACTTCATGAGTTCTCACCAATAGAGTTTGTAATGTTGTGTTCTataattattgatatttatttagtATGAGGAGATGCAGACATCCGCCAGCAGATACGGAGATGACCTGAGGTCAACCAAGACAGAGATTGCAGATCTCAATCGCATGATCCAGAGACTGACATCAGAGATTGATGCCGTCAAGGGACAGGTACGGGAAAGTGTTTTGGCAAAATGGTATGGGATTTGGGGCAATCATATATAGTTTTATTGACATTTAACAATCAGAAGAGTTGacaaagcctttttttttaataatcttcTCCCAGCGTGCCAACCTGGAGGCCCAGATCGCTGAGGCTGAGGAGCGTGGTGAGATGGCAGTGAAAGATGCCAAGGCCCGCATTAGAGACCTGGAAGATGCCCTACAGAGAGCCAAACAAGACATGGCCCGCCAGATCAGAGAATACCAGGACCTGATGAATGTCAAGCTGGCTCTGGACATTGAGATCGCCACCTACAGGAAACttctggagggagaggaggacaggcTGGCGAATGGCATCAAGGCTATCAACATCTCCCAACAGAGCAGTAAGTCATCTTCATCTACCTAACCTTCATTGTCTTTGTATTGACAGTCATAGCAAAAGGTCTTCATTGATTGGAGATTGCACACTTTTccaggttttgttttttcatacctctctcttgtctctcttCACCTTTCTCTTAACAGCAAGCTACAGCGGTTACCCCATGGATACCATGAAGAGCAGCTACTCAGCTGGTTATTCCAGTGGTTTTAGTGGCGGATATGGCAGCGGATACGGCAGCAAATTGGGTGGCTTCAGCAGCGGCAGCGGCGGAGGCTACAGCACCACCCAAACCAAGAAGAACGTTGTTATCAAGATGATTGAGACCAAGGATGGTAGAGTGGTGTCTGAGTCCTCTGAGGTCATTGAGGATTGAGCTCTATAGTTTAAAGGTGTAGCTACCTGTCTGCTATGATCTCCTCTGGTAGTTTTATATGAACAGTTCACCCCCaactattaaaataaacaggTCGGAAGTAAAGTGCTTACCAGCCATTTTCCAATAGAgtataacatttttttcattaagCAATAAATTATCCTAACACTACCAAAGATCTGAAAGGGaccaaaaaatgtatttttttacatcAGATATCTGACTATGTGTCCTAAAGTAGTAGTTAAGTGAGATAAAAACTGGGCAAATTGcacatatgaaaaaaaaagatatttataaCACTCCCTTGAAAGCTATGCAACAGCTTTCCCATACACAAAAGACTGTCCTTCAAAATGGTGTTGTATCAAATGGACAGTGGTGTTTTCAGAGGAATGTGATTGTACCGAAACAGTGCTTCAGCGTAACTTCTTAAAATTGCCTGCTACAGTAGGTAGTGCATGTCTTccctgtgtgtgtactgtaactGAAACGGTTTGATCCTTTAACAGGCTGCCCACATCATCCTGTTTTCCCGAGGTGCGTTTTTGCtaccaaataaaaatgtgtttactgaaaaaaaacgatgtgtttgttttaatttttgatgatgactcaaagagaaagaaagaaatgtagtAGCAATAAATTAACTATGAATTTGTTATGGCAGCTGTGTGGATCCAAGAGCAGACACAAGGCTGGACCTTACCGTTTGTTACCACTGTGGGTTAACAGATGATCTGGCGCAGACTGGAAAATGAGCTGGAGTTTTATTGGAGAGGTTGATTGCAGGGATGAGCTTCAGATGTGGAACGCTGCAGGAGATCAGCTGGAGCGCCCCGCCTACGACCACACACATCAACGCACtagcctcacaaccgcagaccacgtgttaCCACACCAGCCCACcaggttggatgtactgccaaattctctgaaacccCATTGGAGACgccttatggtagagaaatgaacaggGCAACAGTTCTAGTgaacattcctgcagtcagcataccaattgcacgctccctcaaaacttgcaacatctgtggcattgtgctgtgtgatggaactgcacacttttattgtgaccagcctaaggcatttctgtgcaatacccatgctgtctgatcagcatcttgatacgccacacctgtgaggtggatggattatctcggcaaaggagaagtgctcacttaCAGATTtccacagatttgtgaacaacattatagagaaacaggccttttgtgtacatagagaaagtctttgagttcagctcatcatgaatgggggcaaaaacaaaagtgttgcgtttataattttgttcagtgtagttgtATGTTTCCCTTTTgatatactgtaaaacttaGCCGTGATTTTCAACCTGGGCGTGAAAGAATGGAAAgaaggcttttatttgctaaaaccCTGACCcttgaccctgcctttatttgggagaGGCATCCATATGGGAGAAGCCTTTAATTCACctcgcacaaaactgaaataggctactatgaaacattattgtttatttcaaatagaatattacttgtttaaaaattatccaataatatcatatacatgtcattcatttgatctagctccgacagaccaGGTCTAACTGGACCTTTTATATAGgtctacagtctatggtctggATGGCTTAGGCaatgagcttttattttgaaggcagcaacgtaacaaaaaaaacatggtacaagatgagagaagtgtggcagaagttagacagagacagacagagagcgttggacttcacatgacagaaTTCACAAcgtggattaatttttatgaaaatctgttttgagtcttttgatcggtggacccttacagagtAAAGCAATATAAATGAtgaaggaacggacacattccaCGCATTCCACACTCATGTCTGGGGTGGGTGGTGTGTCCTTAGGCACTGGATccattgtctcctctcctcactgGGGCCTCCTTCACCAGGGCTGGGGTGTCCCATTCTCACTAacttatgcacacacaaacacacacacaaacaaatttaggttgtccatGGTTGTCAACAGGTAGTTGCGTTATTCTTTCTGCATGCcaataagttatttatttaattaattgttattatttctcTTCTCATGGCTATgctgagtttatttattttgcttgactttttttcctcttcattcGCCCGCAGTTGTTTTCTTATGTCTGCTGTTTACcgttttttttcagttgctaaCCTGCACTGGTCAAAATGAAGTCACATTATCAAAACTCTTTACACAGTCAGccaaacagaagtgtatgtggaccaaactgtaaattgtttttcattgttttcaaaCAAATTGCATTCAATAACCGCTTTCAAAAATCCTGGACTCTTTTCTCTTTagtacttcaccacctgcaaaacactatatatctgcagcacatttttgaaatgctaacacactttgtcaaaaacaaatatgtaacaagaatgaatcagaaatgcattcagtaatttactggtgaaaaaaagaagttcctgaaatttcagtgctgcaatacagtttttctcagttgtgtAAACAGTAAAACTGGTACCTGAGAAACAATGACCACAGCCTATAATTCATGCACCATGTAAAACTGTAACAGGAGGGCAGCCATTTTGAATATACACTGAAGAGCACATGTAGGAG
It encodes:
- the LOC123975261 gene encoding keratin, type II cytoskeletal 8-like, producing MSSYRSNTYSVKSSTAPRSFSSSSYAGPSTISSRRSYSVKSSYGGGNRGFGGAGISSSSSYALGSSMGGTGMGMGMGMGFSGGMGGQAPITAVTVNKSLLAPLNLEIDPTIQVVRTQEKEQIKTLNNRFASFIDKVRFLEQQNKMLETKWNLLQGQTTTRSNIDAMFEAYITNLRRQLDSLGNDKMKLEADLHNMQGLVEDFKNKYEDEINKRTECENDFVLIKKDVDEAYMNKVELEAKLESLTDEINFLRSIYEEELRELQGQIKDTSVIVEMDNSRNLDMDSIVAEVKAQYEDIANRSRAEAETWYKSKYEEMQTSASRYGDDLRSTKTEIADLNRMIQRLTSEIDAVKGQRANLEAQIAEAEERGEMAVKDAKARIRDLEDALQRAKQDMARQIREYQDLMNVKLALDIEIATYRKLLEGEEDRLANGIKAINISQQSTSYSGYPMDTMKSSYSAGYSSGFSGGYGSGYGSKLGGFSSGSGGGYSTTQTKKNVVIKMIETKDGRVVSESSEVIED